In the Sphingobacterium sp. PCS056 genome, TTGTCATCCTACTTATACTCTCTTCATGTCGCAGCTATCAACCCGTATTATTAACATCATCACAAATTTTCAAAGAAGGTCAGGTTTCTTTCAAACAATGCCATGCTTCGACAATTCAATCGATAGGTAAAGATAGCGTAATTGCCTCCTGGTTTGGCGGAACACACGAGTCCAATCCAGATGTCGTCATATGGACATCGCGCTATACAAATGGAAAATGGAAAACACCAGTTCAGGTTGCAGATGGTCATCTTAATGAAAAAAGGTATCCAACATGGAATCCAGTGTTATATCAGCATCCACAATCTGACACGCTATATCTCTATTATAAAATAGGACCAAACCCAAGAGAATGGAAAGGATATGTTAAATATTCGCTCGACAAAGGAAATACTTGGTCAACAGCAAAAGCCCTACCAGCAGGAGTTCTTGGGCCAATCAAAAATAAACCAATCACTTTAGACAACGGAATAATATTATCACCGTCAAGCACCGAGTCAAAAGATGAAATTTGGAAAGCACATATAGAGATCAGCAAAGATCGTGGAACCACTTGGTCGATCGTTGAAATTAATCATGAAAGTCCAGTTCAAGTCATACAACCCAGTATTTTACAACATAAGGATCGAAAAATTCAAGTATTATGCCGTAGTAAAGAAAACAAAGTCATGAGTTCCTTTTCCAATGATCATGGAAAAACATGGCAACCTTGGCAAGCTACAAATTTGCTTAATCCAAATGCTGCAACAGATGCCATACGTTTAAAAAATGGTCAGTTTATGATCGTTTATAATCCAGATCTTGCCGGAAAAGATTGGTGGGAGGGGCGTACTAAGCTTCGAGTAGCATTATCAAAAGATGGTCTCAAGTGGAACGACGCATTGATATTAGAAGACGGCCAAACTGGCGATGAATACTCCTATCCGACCATCATACAAGACCCACAAGGTTTGATACACATCACCTATACTTGGAACAGAAAAAGTATAAAGCACATCGTTTTAAAATAAAAAAGTAAGTGTGGCCAAAAGTGCCACACTTACTTTATCGAAAAGAAGCAAAGTATTTAGGCAGTTCTTTAAAATACCCTTGCC is a window encoding:
- a CDS encoding sialidase family protein, with amino-acid sequence MNKLALTIVILLILSSCRSYQPVLLTSSQIFKEGQVSFKQCHASTIQSIGKDSVIASWFGGTHESNPDVVIWTSRYTNGKWKTPVQVADGHLNEKRYPTWNPVLYQHPQSDTLYLYYKIGPNPREWKGYVKYSLDKGNTWSTAKALPAGVLGPIKNKPITLDNGIILSPSSTESKDEIWKAHIEISKDRGTTWSIVEINHESPVQVIQPSILQHKDRKIQVLCRSKENKVMSSFSNDHGKTWQPWQATNLLNPNAATDAIRLKNGQFMIVYNPDLAGKDWWEGRTKLRVALSKDGLKWNDALILEDGQTGDEYSYPTIIQDPQGLIHITYTWNRKSIKHIVLK